The genomic region GAGGGgtgtgactgacagacagacagacagacagacaggcagccGGAGCAGCAGGTTAcactgatttttcagctcctcagcagcagcagcagcagcagcctgactgttgttttaaatacaCGAGGGTTGGGCATCTTTCTTTCGGTATGACGTCAATTCCATAAGTATCTCGATACACTGTCAGATCCAATTGGGCATCTCTGGTGAGAGGTCAACACTCGATACACTGtcaacaatatataatatattaaaccTGCATTTATAACTTCATATGTGACATGGTACTGTGCCATTGTCCACGCAGTGTGATGCAACTGCAGTGTAAGAAGTCTGGTTATTTATTTGATAAACCTActaaaaatccatccatccattttctatcaCCTTGTCTGGAAGGGGGCGGGTGTGCTGGGGCGATGGGCAGGTACACCCTGCACATGTAGAGACAGTcaatcaaccattcactctcacacttatggtcaatttagagtgaccaatttatcTCATCCTCataatgtgttttgtatgtttttagactgtgggaggaacccggagaaccccacacacacacacacacacacactgaacttcTGTCTGTAGCTCCTATGCTCGGTAGTTGCGGCTTATTCCATCTCACCATTCTCTTATAAATAGAACAGAAAATATATCACATTCACTTTTGGCTGCGGCGGACTTTTGCTATGAAAAGCTCAGTGGAGGGCAGACTCTGCACCTCAAAGATGGATGAAGTGTTTATGCCTCATGTGCAATCCACCATGTGCTGTCTCAGTCTTTCACAGCTTCTCAAGTGAGACAAAGAGTTGTGTGTatgttggaaaatgttttaGTTGACTCTGAAATGAAGAAGAGCATCTGGTGTTTGCGTCGTAGCTCACTTGATAGAGCATGGTGTCATTTGTTCGCTGGTCACTTCCTCTTGGTTTGTCCAGGTCACGTAAGGTACATACTGTAGTTCTTCTTTGTCTAATGATAATTGCAGGTAGGCTGTGCACAGAGGTGTAaggctgccctccacagttcaaagttcttaaaTACAGATCAGCTCAAagcttcttcttcaggttctctcATCACagttctctcctctcctcattcTTCTTCAGGACAAAACAATGTTCTCAAATACAGCTCTGAGCTCTCTGGTGCAGTTCCGAGTCCTGAAAGTCCTGCTTTCTTGCTGTGTGCTCAGATACTGACGGTGTGTTCCATTTACGTCGGAGGTTGGAAGTTGGACCTTGGAGTGATGTCACCCTCATGTAGTCATTGTTGGCAATACCAGCCGATAACAACGACTACAGTACATGTCCATGGATTTAAGATTAAATAGTACTATGGTAAAtagtttgtatttgtataacaCTTTCCTAGTCTCGACGGGGTTAAGTTTCTTGCCCAAGAAGACTAGACTAACAGTCTGGAATTgtacccacaaccttcaagttgaaagacgactcgctctcaCACTGAGCTACTTTCACCTCTGTCTGCACCCATGTATGCACATGGCAGACAAAGAAGAACAGTAACAACACAACGTAGGATTTCACCTTCAACCTTCAAATCATGTCTCCAGGATTATTTTGATGCTACATCCACTTACATCAGGCTGACTGTCACCTCAGTCCAAGCCTGAATTGGCACCATGTTTCTGGTCTTTTGCCATAAATAGAACTACAACATTCTACTTTTCGGCATCTTCTCTGGGTTAGTTTTTGTTTCTATGTCGGGAAATCTTTTCTGACGAAGGAAGGAAAACCTCAGGAACAACCTCAGGAACAACCTCAACTTGGAAATTCTGATCTTCCAATTACAACTGGAACTGGAATCACGATTCACATCTTTCCTCTGATCTCaaccagagcctcagaaatgagtaCTGGGCCTGACGAGTGCAGTCTTTATaccagtaaacaaacacacagaacactAATCAAACAGGAAACTTCACTGGTCGAAGCGTGTGTTCGTATCAAACCACCACCACGAGGCCTCGCCAGTACATAAAAAGGTGTGGTCATTAAAATGCACATCATCAGTGCAGCATCTCCAGGATTCAGTGGGTGAactttgacagtgtgtgtgtgtgtgtgtgggtgcagcagcagcacacaggccTGGTGATTTCAGATCTCAGACTTCTCATCAAAGCAGCTCTTCTTCCCGTCACAAAGTGTGtgcattttgaatcattttctgGGCTGTGACGCTGCCGAGGATCTTCACTCCCTCACTGTGTCTCTTGGTGTCGAGGTGATGTGcagctgacttcctgtttgatgCTGTTCTGACAGAAACCAGTCTGATTTCTGGACACTCAGAgcttcacatgttttatttttcctgtgcTGCCTCTGCTCTTTCACTGACTGACTCATCATGTGATTAACACGCACACAACAAACTTCAGTATAACTGtgtggatgttgttgttgttgtcactgaCCATCAGAAATacagtctttgttgtttttataatctGTTCAAATGGGAAGATAATGAGACATTTAATAATGTCACATGCAGCCACTACagaatatttctttatttacatcaaCTTTCTCCCTGGAGTGCTCGTCGCGATGACGCATGAAAAACAGCGGCCAGCACGTGCCTGTTTATCCCCGTTTAGAGTCGAGAAAACAGTAAAGATGCGAGTGCACGCTGgaacaacacaaatgaatatttaaatgctGGAAAGTTTATGAACTTGCCGcgacattcacttcacaccagAGAACATTCTCTCTGAGCAGCTAACTAAAGAGATCAGCTCATCTGATGCATCTGTTATTCCTTTAATTGCAGCACTACTGTAAAGTGAGGTTGAGACGGACCACAGAGTCTTAAGAGTCTGTCCACACGCTTTACTAAGATCTACTCCGATCCTCTTCACTTCATCGCGACTGTACTcgatcattacttggatgtgggagCAGTGTCTGCAGATGAGGAGCATGATATGTTTgatgagatcctcctaaatatCACACTCCACAAAAGTCCCAGCCATAAGAACAAAATGAGATAAATTGGCATAATCATTTCTTTCAGTGTTCCCTGTTGTCAGTTTTTcatttcggtgcatccctactcTCTTGGCATGTTTACTGATATCCCATGATGCATTTAAAAGCCAATATTGGCTTTGCTGCATAttgcaaagaaatcattaaaagtgagtgatttgggtttttggacaaaaccagacaagggagaacatcatcattttgggGTTTGGGGACATGGATGGACATATTTCGACGTTTTATAGACCCCAGTGATGACCaaatgaatcgagaaaataaggGATTGATAAGTTCATGATTGCTGCTCGTGTGTGTTACAGGTTGTTAGGCCAAATAAAAATGCTTGCTCGTAATGTTTTAATTAGACTTAAACCATATGTTTAAGGGATGTTTTTgatttcttctctttcctcactGATGAAGttgtttcctctctccttcagACTCTTGTCTcattaatctctctctctcacttctctCCTCCAGATTAACGAGTTAAGTAATGTGCCTGTACCAGTAATGCTGATGCCAGATGACTTTAAAGCCTACAGTAAGATCAAAGTGGACAACCACCTATTTAACAAGTAGGTACATCACAGCTTACACACTGTCAGTGCACGCTGTTCAATCTGTAATCTCCACCACCAAACTGCTCCTGTCAATCCCACTATGTGCCTGTTATAACACAGACTGTTACATAATCTATGTGTCATTTAACATTGTTCTCATTGGGCTTCCCAAGTTTCTTTCCaagagaaatgttttcacaggTTATTTAGTTTGCAGTGAGTCCATGTTTGGTAGTTCTCTTTCATCAGCTCACTCTCATGAAACTCAATGTGGAACTGATAACCGTGGGAAAGGTTTATTCTCTCCTAGTTTCAGTGTCACTTTAATGAGTCTTAGATTGAGTAGAACACATCTAGTGGCTGTTTTAAACAATCAAGAGAATATTTGTCTTAAAAATGACAGGAAGGTAGTAAATCTCCATGTCTTTGGCCCTCGACACCTCAGTGTTTTTAACTTAACACGAAGTCCTTTGAGCGGGAATTAAAAGAAACATAAATTGATTTACTCATTCCTTGTCCAACTAAGTGTTTTCCAACCCTCGGGGTTTAGTGTGTGGTCCTTTACGGGGTGTCTGAACCCTTGGATGGAAACCTCTGGACCAGTCTGAACTGTGTTATGTGAAACAGTCCCAAGACGGTAGGTGTGGGCTTTAAAAAAGAGTTCATTAGAGGGTTATTAAAGTTCAGTGAACTTGAGTGACCTCTCTCTCGTTACCAGATGTAGAGAACACCTTTGGTATGTGGTAGAACAGGAGATTgaagcatgagtgtgtgtgtgtgtgtggctgaccCATCTGCAGAAACTCTGTGATGCAACAATGGAAGTAGTTCAGGGCTCCACACTTATGGTTTTTCTGGATTGTGTGCAGCCAAATCTTTCAATGCGTCGCCTTCAGTGACAccttttttcttgcttttctaTCAGTGACAGAACCTGGAACCAGAACCTgcttttttagttcctgctcgtGTTCACGACCCGTTCAGCCGGAGTCTGCGGGTCGTTGCAGGACGTACTcaaccattctgtgaacaaatcttttaatGATTCAGTGAAGAAAACTGCGTTGACCGTCACTAGTTTGTCCCATATAAAAAGAAGTCACGGGCAGTTCCGCCCATCTGTGCTGTGATGGCCCCGCACACATTGAGGAGATAGTATGAAGTAAAGGAAAACAACGTttctgataccaaaccgagtagagcgATAACTGTCGGATGGAAAAGTGCCAAGAGTGGCACTGACCTGCACTGGCTcaagtatcagactgatatctgtagatactcaagtatcagactgatatctgCAGACACTcaagtatcagactgatatctgtagatactcaagtatcagactgatatctgCAGACACTcaagtatcagactgatatctgTAGATACCcaagtatcagactgatatctgCAGATACTCAAGTATCAGACCGATATcaagtatcagactgatatctgCAGATACTcaagtatcagactgatatctgtagatactcaagtatcagactgatatctgCAGACACTcaagtatcagactgatatctgCAGACACTcaagtatcagactgatatctgTAGATACCcaagtatcagactgatatctgtagatactcaagtatcagactgatatctgCAGACACTcaagtatcagactgatatctgCAGCAGACTGATATCTGTAGATACCcaagtatcagactgatatctgtagatactcaagtatcagactgatatctgCAGATACCcaagtatcagactgatatctgtagatactcaagtatcagactgatatcagcagatactcaagtatcagactgatatcagcAGATACTCAATTATCAGACTGATATCTGCAGATACTCAAGTATCAGACCGATATcaagtatcagactgatatctgCAGATACTcaagtatcagactgatatcagtagatactcaagtatcagactgatatctgCAGATACTCAAGTATCAGACATGAAAAATCCTTCCCCAGTCACAGACTGAATAAGGTTAAAAGTACATGGAAAATTGACTGATCTGAATCTGTGAGTGTTGAAAActctgttgtatttttgtgaacaataaaagaaagcagaaataaaACCAGCAATTACTTTTCTCTCCCCAGAGAAAACCTGCCTAGTCGCTTTAAGTTCAAAGAGTACTGTCCCATGGTGTTCAGAAACCTGAGGGAGAGGTTCTGCATCGATGACCAGGACTACCAGGTGAGACACtgtcacactaacacacaagcTCTCGGGGACTTTGGTGTAAGAAAGTCTCAggatgtctttgtgtctttgtcagaACTCTCTGACGAGGAGCGCCCCGCTCAACAGCGACTCCCAGGGTCGCTTTGGCAACCGCTTCCTGTCCAGCTATGACCATCGCTTCGTAATTAAAACTGTGTCCAGTGAGGACATCGCTGAGATgcacaacattttaaagaaatatcacCAGGTAGAGTCTGTaggtccatctgtctgtgtttccctggtccacacggaaacacaaCTTTCCAGTCCACAAACACGGCAACGGTTGAAGAAATGTCTTCGTCCTTCGTCCTTCATCCTCAAATCCTCCATCCTTTCACAAACCCTCACACAAAACAGAGAAGACGACGTGGAGCAGGCGCATAAATcataaactttgttttttaaataaagctttatttgaataaGTATACATTACAGTGTGAGACCGACGTTATCATAAAAAGTCCAAACAACCTAATCTGCACTGTCTCCCTGGAAACCCTTGTGTTGAGATTATTCATATTTCAGCAGTCATGTTTAGTATTTAATCCACGCCTgtgttcactgtttttttttttgttatgttttccttccttttgaATCTGAACTCCCACGTgcatgtaaatgatgatgtgaGTGGAGAAGAGACTCTAAATCAGTTTTTCACTCCcacacttcctgttcctctctGATTATCTCCAGTTTATCGTGGAGTGTCATGGCAACACGCTGCTCCCTCAGTTCCTGGGCATGTACAGGCTAACAGTGGACGGGATGGAGACGTACATGGTGGTGACCCGCAATGTGTTCAGCCATCGTCTCACTGTACACCGCAAATATGACCTGAAGGTAGGAGATGGAGATTCCTGATGTTGACTGTGATTGAACTTCCCACTGACTAATCACACATGAGAATCTTTCCTgacaaataaaagttttattaatAAAGTCAATTAAATAGatgttatataatgtatatacatgtgaGCGGCAATGatttttagggctgcaacaactattcgattactaaatgaatctgcaactattttgacgagcgattcatcagtttgagtgaATGATCCGATTtgacagcttcttaaatgtgaatatttgtggtttatttgctccttaattaaaagtgaaacactgtcattttcattttaatgctaCTTACTGCTAGCATCACACActtgtctgtctgactgtgtctgtctgtccggtTGCGTTGTGGGTCGTGTCGACATTTTTGTTCTGACAGAAATAcataattacatatatttatatacatatttaaaaagaaaacgaCCCTTCTAGCGTTTGCGTGACTTTCTGCCAAATATTGTCCAGAGAAAACGTCTCGTCTTTCTAACACTGACAGTTAAAGACACACTAACAATCCCTGTGAAGTATCTGGAGCTGCCTTCAGTTCAGTCTATTTTTGTCCTCATTTGCAGGGTTCTACAGTCTCGAGAGAAGCCAGCGACAAGGAGAAGGTACGTTTTATTTCCGTCTTCTAACAACATGCTGACATGATGGAATCAAACCTGTCAAATGACCACCAAATGAAGGCATCATTAGTTTATAAGCTGTTTGTTTATAGTTTGACACGTATGAACTGCAGTGCTCGTTTGTGTCTGCTTATTAAATAAGTCTGAGCGTCTTGAtatgaaaagtggaaaaagcAGACTTTCTTCTGTTGCTATTTAAAACCATGTCTCGGTCTCTGTCCTCAGGCTAAAGAACTCCCCACTTTTAAAGACAACGACTTCCTGAATGAAGGCCAGAAGCTGCAGATAGGCGATGACAACAAGAAGTACTTTCTGGAGAAGCTAAAACGGGACGTGGAGGTAGTGAATACATTAGTGTTGTCATGTAGAAGCGAGCGAGAATATCCCTTCATGTCAAAGCCTACAATGAAATACTCTGGATCACATGTGTGATTTCAAACGTCGGTTCTTTTGTTAAACttaaacccccacacacacacattttgacataaactaagatagaaagatagattTCATAGAAACATACTGTCAAAGTAACTCCCGTCTCTCACCAGGTTAGTTAGTAGTAGGTCGTGttaccctcttatgaccatcatgatattcaggcgtctggatttatttagattttatggctgtagaattgtcaaaaagaGTTTCTGCTAAATGATgctactgagaagctgacgtcacaaacttGTGGCGcgctgtgattggacggtcgctCCGCAGAAGTCCTGCGGGCGACGGCGCTGACCGGTGAAAGATGcggtcacactctggacagctCGCCACTCCAGAGTTTCTggattttctagatatcacaaacggtccaGGATTGACGGTAATGAGAAGACGGGACGGTCACAGGAGGATTACAGTCTCAGCTTTGTGCATTAATGACCAAACAACGCCATCAGTTAGTGATTGATTGAAATTGCTGGTTTATTGACAGATAAATGGTATAAAATGACAACGTTGGAGGGGTTTCTGAGTAACAGTCCACTCCTGAATATTTGTGCTGACATATAAATTAGGATTATATGCTGTGGTATTAACAGCATTTGAGATGAGCTTTGCCACAACAGGTCTGACAGTAAATGGGTCTGGATATGATCCATTGATTATTATGGTATTGATTTGAATATTTGGCCAAGTTTATGATCCAAGTGTCAAAGGAATGGAGACGAAACAAAgcaaatgtcagctgggattggcaccagcgcccctcgagtggaggataaagtggtagaagttGAATTCATGAATAATCAAATAGCATTTTCCTTAAACTGATGGATGTGGATGTTATTAATCTAGTAATGAATCAATGAATTTGCtgcttaattgtgaatattttctgagttgttgtttgtttttttttgctccatataacagaaataattaaaaaccaaaTCCTTATGTtgacagaacaagacatttgagaacattgatggacatttttcaacattttatcgACCAAACAAGTAGTCGATAATAATGATTAGCTGCAGCCCTCGATCAATGTGCTTTATTGATCCAAAAAGATTTCTGTGTGAGGCTCTTGACAAAAAGctattcaaatgtaaaatagaaAAAGTAGAACAGATAAAATATGAACTATACAAAGATCACATGACAATTTAAAGCTATTTAAAAAGtcgttgtgttgtgtgtgttttacatctTGACTGACGGTGAAACACTGTGGATCATGAGTGACGTTGTGAGACctaacataaatgtgtttgtgatcaGTTCCTGGCCACTCTGAAGATCATGGACTACAGTCTGCTGGTGGGCATCCATGATGTGGAGCGGGCGGAGCAGGAGGAGATGGACGTGgagggagcaggagaggaggaggagtatgaGAACGATGGCATGGGTGGAGGCGTGCTCACCGGCTCCTTCGGCACGCCCCCTGACAGCCCTGGAAACCCCCTCAACTGTGGGGGGTTCTTTGGCCCCGGGGAGTTCGACCCCTCTGTGGACGTTTACGCAATCAAGAGCCACGACAGTGAGTGTCGTCTTTGACGTCCACCTGACGGAGATAATCGCGCCTCACGAGATACAGACAATATCTTCCGTGAAAGATTATTTTAAGGGTTTTATGACTAGATAACAGATCTTCAAAATAATTGTCGATAAGAATCAGAAATTCTATTTATTTGATCCCAgctattatatttaaaaatcttaatgtttgtatttaaccAGAAAGTTATTGTGGATTAATATGAGACTCAAGTGGATCCACTGCGCTGATCATTATCTGCAGAAGGTTTTACATTTGATCAAATTAGCCTTGAAAAAGGTTGAATTTGCAGATACCCTGTATTAGGGCTGCGCCCTAATCTTAATCAATACTGAGGTACTTAATCAATCACCAACTATTTGGATAATCGATTCATGGATTGagagtttttttaataattaaaacaagttcttagagttttcagcttctcaaagtTTATTTGCgcaaaataacaataagaaatcgttaaaactgaatcatttccatttgtggacaaatcaagacatttgagaacatcattatttctaagttttggaaacactgatcaacattttctgacattttatggaccaaacaactaaatgATTCATCATGAAATAATCTACACATTAATCTCTTAGATTCCAACAATTACGTCTTTCCTCAGCTTGAATCTGAGTAATTGTCCTCATTGAAAAAGTTAGGAATCATGAACCCTTAAGAGTGGAATAGTAAAGGCTGAATATCCTAAATAATAGAAGTGGAAATGTCACCCAAAGCTCCAGCAGAGAAATAacagtttctgttgtttttcttctaccAGCTGCTGTGAAGAAGGAGGTTTACTTCATGGCCATCATCGACATCCTCACGCACTATGACGCCAAGAAAAAAGCTGCACACGCTGCCAAAACTGTGAAACACGGGGTGAGTGTCAACGCCACTTACATTTCACAGTccggtatcagtagatactcaaggttgtgatatctgtatcggtagatactcgaggtTGTGGTACTGGTGTTGGTATATAGTCGAGGTTGTGATATTAGTATCGGTAGATAATCGAGGTtgtaatattggtatcggtacaTAATCGAGGTTGTGATATTAGTATCAGTAGATaatcaaggttgtgatattagTATCAGTAGATAATCGAGGTTGTAATATTGGTATCGCAGATAATCAGGTTGTGATATATATGAATAGAGGTAATGTGGTAGAGATGTCGAGGTTGTTATATCTGTATCGGTAGATAATCGAGGTtgtaatattggtatcggtagataaTCGAGGTTGTGATATTAGTATCAGTAGATAATCAAGGTTgcaatattggtatcggtacaTAATCAAGGttttgatattggtatcagtagataatcaaggttgtgatattagTATCAGTAGATAAttgaggttgtgatattggtatggGTGGTCGAGGTTGATATTGGTGTCGGTAGATAATggaggttgtgatattggtatcgggtAGATAATGGAGTTTTGGTATTGTTGGTATCGTCGATATAATTAGAGTTGGAGGTTGTGATATTAGTATCAGTAGATAATTTGAggaggttgtgatattggtatcgcaGATACggaggttgtgatattggtatcggtagataatggaggttgtgatattggtatcggtagataaTGTAGGTtgtgatagtaataataatgaggttgtgatattggtatcagatAATTGAGGTTGTATAATTGGGTATCGTACAtattcaaggttgtgatattggtatcgtaGATAATcgaggttgtgatattggtatcgtaGATAATgagttgtgatattggtatcggtagataatggaggttgtgatattggtatcggtagataattgaggttgtgatattggtatctgTACAtattcaaggttgtgatattagTATCAGTAGATAATcgaggttgtgatattggtatcggtagataatggaggttgtgatattggtatcggtagataaTGGAGTTGTGATGAGATAattgttgtgatattggtatcagtagataattgaggttgtgatattggtatctgTACAtattcaaggttgtgatattggtatcggtacaTAATcgaggttgtgatattggtatcgcaATTAAGGGATAATagggttgtgatattggtacgTAGATAATggaggttgtgatattggtatcggtagataggttgtgatattggtatcgtaGATAATGAGGTTGTGATATTGTATCAGTAGATAAttgaggttgtgatattggtatctgTACAtttcaaggttgtgatattggtatcgtggtaggttgtgatattggtatcggtataATCGAGGTTGTGATTGTATTAGATAATggaggttgtgatattggtatcgagATAATTTGTGATATTGCATCAGTAGATAAttgaggttgtgatattggtatctgtatattcaaggttgtgatattggtatcggtag from Solea senegalensis isolate Sse05_10M linkage group LG6, IFAPA_SoseM_1, whole genome shotgun sequence harbors:
- the LOC122770743 gene encoding phosphatidylinositol 5-phosphate 4-kinase type-2 beta, with product MSSNCTSAAAPVSASKTKTKKKHFIGQKVKLFRASEPILSVLMWGVNHTINELSNVPVPVMLMPDDFKAYSKIKVDNHLFNKENLPSRFKFKEYCPMVFRNLRERFCIDDQDYQNSLTRSAPLNSDSQGRFGNRFLSSYDHRFVIKTVSSEDIAEMHNILKKYHQFIVECHGNTLLPQFLGMYRLTVDGMETYMVVTRNVFSHRLTVHRKYDLKGSTVSREASDKEKAKELPTFKDNDFLNEGQKLQIGDDNKKYFLEKLKRDVEFLATLKIMDYSLLVGIHDVERAEQEEMDVEGAGEEEEYENDGMGGGVLTGSFGTPPDSPGNPLNCGGFFGPGEFDPSVDVYAIKSHDTAVKKEVYFMAIIDILTHYDAKKKAAHAAKTVKHGAGAEISTVNPEQYSKRFYEFMSNILS